CCAGTCTCCTTTTGAATTTTTAGCACCTATGTCTAGTTGCAAACCTCGATTTCTTTCTTTAGATTTATATACTTTAGCCCCATAAATATTGGCTATATCAATAGTTTTGTCTTCACTGCCACAGTCAATAATAGAAATTTCTCCTTCTTTCTTAATGATCGATAAGTCTGAAAGCAATAATGGTAAATTATTAGCTTCATTGATAGTTGGAATGATAATTGAAATTTTAGACAAGTTGATTACTTTCTATTTTCAATATCAATTATTGTATCTATATCTATTTTTTTGTCTAAAAACTTAAGTTGCAATTTTATAGATGCAAAATTATTAATTGTATTTTGAAGAACATTTTCTTTACTCCATCCAATATTGATAAAAGGTAAATTTAGATGATTAGAAATTATTTTTTCTGATAAACCAATTAGCCAATAACCTCCATCATTAGATGGCCCTAAAATAAGGTCATTCTGTTTTAGCTCTCTTAGAGTATTCAATAAATCTAGATGGCATAAATCTGGTAGGTCAGTTCCAATAAAAATAATATTTTTTATCTTATTTTGAGTACAAAATTTTTTGTTGGTAATTATTTGTCTCTTCATTCTTTCTCCCAAACAGCCTTTCCCTTGTAAATTAAACTTATTAATTCCTAATTCTTTAGACCATCTTCTACAATTTTTTTTCCCTAAACCAGATATAGCTATAGAAACATCAATTAGTTTAGATTCTTGGAG
This window of the Prochlorococcus sp. MIT 1314 genome carries:
- a CDS encoding TIGR04282 family arsenosugar biosynthesis glycosyltransferase yields the protein MTKWHGFGRCKTRLSGDIGKSNSAKIQRVMTNHTISVIKSLQESKLIDVSIAISGLGKKNCRRWSKELGINKFNLQGKGCLGERMKRQIITNKKFCTQNKIKNIIFIGTDLPDLCHLDLLNTLRELKQNDLILGPSNDGGYWLIGLSEKIISNHLNLPFINIGWSKENVLQNTINNFASIKLQLKFLDKKIDIDTIIDIENRK